Proteins found in one Choristoneura fumiferana chromosome 16, NRCan_CFum_1, whole genome shotgun sequence genomic segment:
- the Smyd5 gene encoding SET and MYND domain containing, class 5, whose protein sequence is MSGYEVKTCNSKKGKAMFATKNYEAGDIILEEDPLVSCQFAWNAAYKYIACDHCMRPLETPEQNVRRLSANPDFVLPHPDCFDMCLDNITSCEHCGVYYCSESCRQQAYSKYHRTICYDPNDLQHPIVVLLEAWKPLHYPPETTSIMLLVRILAFIQQSPNPGSAIATIKQFCHRTMNEDEEILHKLLGEQFGDQLNMLRELTANVVNGDSVQEFLTPEGFCSLMALVGTNGQGIGTSPLAMWVNSVVELTLSDDERKQLDVFLTRMYDKVQEESGTFLNTEGSGLFQLQSACNHSCSPNAESSFPFGNHRIQLKAVKSIRIGDEICISYLDECFLQRSRHSRQKELAQNYLFICECHRCLSESSQPEYTSEEEMSDEEDADD, encoded by the exons ATGTCAGGGTATGAAGTGAAAACGTGTAACAGTAAAAAG GGCAAGGCGATGTTTGCGACTAAAAACTACGAAGCAGGAGATATTATTCTGGAAGAAGACCCTTTAGTGTCTTGTCAATTTGCGTGGAATGCTGCTTACAAATATATAGCATGTGACCACTGTATGAG GCCTCTTGAAACTCCAGAGCAGAACGTAAGACGTCTATCAGCTAACCCAGACTTTGTGTTGCCGCATCCTGACTGCTTCGACATGTGCCTCGACAATATTACCAGCTGTGAACACTGTGGAGTCTACTATTGTTCAGAGAGCTGTCGGCAACAAGCTTATTCAAAGTACCACAGGACAATATGTTATGATCCTAATGACCTGCAACACCCTATCGTTGTTCTGCTGGAGGCCTGGAA GCCTCTCCACTACCCACCAGAAACCACTAGCATTATGCTCCTCGTTCGGATACTGGCATTCATCCAGCAGAGTCCCAACCCTGGTTCAGCCATCGCCACCATCAAGCAGTTCTGCCATCGCACTATGAATGAGGATGAGGAGATCTTGCACAAGCTTCTCGGAGAACAGTTTGGAGATCAGTTAAATATGCTGCGGGAACTTACAGCAAATGTTGTGAATGGAGACAGTGTGCAAGAG TTCCTTACACCAGAAGGATTCTGCAGCCTCATGGCGCTTGTTGGAACAAACGGACAGGGTATTGGCACCAGTCCGCTTGCTATGTGGGTCAACTCAGTTGTGGAACTGACTCTATCTGACGACGAGCGGAAACAGCTAGATGTGTTCCTGACCAGGATGTATGATAAGGTGCAGGAAG AATCCGGTACGTTCCTGAACACAGAAGGTTCTGGATTATTCCAGTTGCAGAGCGCGTGTAACCACAGTTGCTCCCCCAATGCCGAGTCATCTTTCCCTTTCGGCAACCATCGGATACAGCTGAAAGCTGTGAAGTCCATCCGAATTGGAGACGAGATCTGTATAAGCTATTTAGATGAGTGTTTCCTGCAACGATCCAGGCATTCTAGGCAGAAA GAGCTTGCCCAAAACTACCTGTTCATCTGTGAGTGCCACCGCTGCCTCTCAGAGTCCTCACAGCCAGAGTACACCAGTGAGGAGGAAATGAGCGACGAAGAGGATGCAGACGACTGA
- the LOC141436137 gene encoding organic cation transporter protein-like isoform X1 → MTKVSAENLDKNSNNEVFSQFHAFGRFQRIQYFLICLPLIVVSMMNVNYIFVAENINFRCRVPDCDTQNATVSIPAWWPQSEDTKCFRPVFNVTEPNTTCSIQAEVVFVECDEWIYENRNSVITELDIGCQSWKASLIGTIHNVGMLFSMFLMGWIADKFGRKPTIIVCAVGGAAGISKIFLNSFYAYLGVEFLESFLASGLYTVAIVWMIEVGGETKRVAAGVIFSYAIYVGEVTFAFIAMGFQYWKRLVIAAYAPAILFAVYAIVLRESTRWQLLRGKAVEAKRTFKIIAKINKWNIPNDAIDAIKEEDLRFKLNIASQKEKETVRDIMNSKEIMIRLAVTSFCFFTASFVYYGLAVQAISLPGDKYLNFALTSLTSFPGDLLAFFTFSKYGRRISLQGGFISCGIFITAQAFAPDSISWLKVTLFLLGKLGTALCFTGIYTYSLELFPTSVRGSLFGFCNMFARIGSMLSPLTPLLATQLMVLPSILFASTAFTAALLLSFTPETKTLPMFDTIQEVEVYKSKLVTRF, encoded by the exons atgacTAAAGTGTCCGCTGAAAATTTAGACAAGAATTCAAATAATGAAGTGTTTAGCCAGTTTCATGCTTTCGGAAGATTTCAAAGGATTCAATATTTTCTCATTTGTCTACCGTTAATTGTTGTTTCGATGATGAACgtgaattatatttttgttgcagAAAATATCAATTTTAG ATGTCGAGTACCAGATTGTGATACTCAGAATGCAACAGTTTCAATACCTGCATGGTGGCCACAATCCGAAGATACGAAGTGCTTCAGACCAGTTTTCAATGTAACAGAACCAAACACAACTTGCTCAATTCAAGCAGAAGTTGTATTTGTGGAGTGTGATGAATGGATCTATGAAAATAGAAACTCAGTTATTACAGAG CTGGACATTGGATGCCAGTCATGGAAGGCCTCTCTCATCGGTACCATACACAATGTCGGAATGCTATTTTCCATGTTTTTAATGGGATGGATAGCAGACAA gtTTGGTAGAAAACCTACAATAATTGTATGCGCAGTCGGAGGAGCCGCtggaataagtaaaatatttttaaatagcttTTACGCTTATTTGGGCGTTGAATTTTTAGAATCGTTCCTTGCATCTGGACTCTACACTGTGGCTATTGTTTGGA TGATTGAAGTGGGAGGAGAGACCAAAAGAGTCGCAGCTGGAGTTATATTCTCATACGCCATATATGTAGGCGAAGTTACATTCGCTTTTATAGCAATGGGCTTTCAGTATTGGAAAAGGCTTGTAATAGCAGCATACGCTCCTGCAATCCTATTCGCTGTCTATGCTATAGTATTAAGAGAAAGCACTAGATGGCAATTATTACGAGGAAAAGCAGTCGAGGCAAAAAggacatttaaaataatagcCAAGATTAACAAATGGAATATTCCTAATGACGCAATAGACGCTATAAAAGAAGAGgatttaagatttaaattaaatatagcaTCACAGAAAGAAAAGGAGACTGTGAGGGACATAATGAATTCAAAAGAAATAATGATTAGGCTTGCAGTTACCTCATTTTGCTTTTTTACTGCAAGTTTTGTGTATTATGGATTAGCTGTACAAGCTATATCCCTACCTGGCGACAAGTATTTAAATTTTGCTCTGACTTCGTTGACATCTTTTCCTGGAGATTTATTGGcatttttcacattttcaaaATACGGCAGAAGAATATCTTTACAAGGCGGTTTCATTTCTTGTGGCATTTTTATAACAGCACAAGCATTTGCTCCAGATT CAATTTCATGGTTAAAAGTGACGCTGTTTCTACTTGGAAAGTTGGGAACGGCGTTATGCTTCACTGGAATTTACACATATAGTTTAGAGCTGTTTCCTACAAGTGTTAGAGGCTCCCTCTTTGGTTTTTGCAACATGTTTGCAAGAATCGGTAGTATGCTGTCACCGCTCACTCCTTTACTG GCAACGCAGCTCATGGTCCTGCCATCAATACTATTTGCTTCCACAGCTTTTACGGCTGctttacttttaagttttaCTCCCGAAACAAAAACATTACCGATGTTTGATACAATTCAAGAAGTTGAGGTTTACAAATCCAAACTTGTAACAAGGTTTTAA
- the LOC141436137 gene encoding organic cation transporter protein-like isoform X2, protein MTKVSAENLDKNSNNEVFSQFHAFGRFQRIQYFLICLPLIVVSMMNVNYIFVAENINFRCRVPDCDTQNATVSIPAWWPQSEDTKCFRPVFNVTEPNTTCSIQAEVVFVECDEWIYENRNSVITELDIGCQSWKASLIGTIHNVGMLFSMFLMGWIADKFGRKPTIIVCAVGGAAGIMIEVGGETKRVAAGVIFSYAIYVGEVTFAFIAMGFQYWKRLVIAAYAPAILFAVYAIVLRESTRWQLLRGKAVEAKRTFKIIAKINKWNIPNDAIDAIKEEDLRFKLNIASQKEKETVRDIMNSKEIMIRLAVTSFCFFTASFVYYGLAVQAISLPGDKYLNFALTSLTSFPGDLLAFFTFSKYGRRISLQGGFISCGIFITAQAFAPDSISWLKVTLFLLGKLGTALCFTGIYTYSLELFPTSVRGSLFGFCNMFARIGSMLSPLTPLLATQLMVLPSILFASTAFTAALLLSFTPETKTLPMFDTIQEVEVYKSKLVTRF, encoded by the exons atgacTAAAGTGTCCGCTGAAAATTTAGACAAGAATTCAAATAATGAAGTGTTTAGCCAGTTTCATGCTTTCGGAAGATTTCAAAGGATTCAATATTTTCTCATTTGTCTACCGTTAATTGTTGTTTCGATGATGAACgtgaattatatttttgttgcagAAAATATCAATTTTAG ATGTCGAGTACCAGATTGTGATACTCAGAATGCAACAGTTTCAATACCTGCATGGTGGCCACAATCCGAAGATACGAAGTGCTTCAGACCAGTTTTCAATGTAACAGAACCAAACACAACTTGCTCAATTCAAGCAGAAGTTGTATTTGTGGAGTGTGATGAATGGATCTATGAAAATAGAAACTCAGTTATTACAGAG CTGGACATTGGATGCCAGTCATGGAAGGCCTCTCTCATCGGTACCATACACAATGTCGGAATGCTATTTTCCATGTTTTTAATGGGATGGATAGCAGACAA gtTTGGTAGAAAACCTACAATAATTGTATGCGCAGTCGGAGGAGCCGCtggaataa TGATTGAAGTGGGAGGAGAGACCAAAAGAGTCGCAGCTGGAGTTATATTCTCATACGCCATATATGTAGGCGAAGTTACATTCGCTTTTATAGCAATGGGCTTTCAGTATTGGAAAAGGCTTGTAATAGCAGCATACGCTCCTGCAATCCTATTCGCTGTCTATGCTATAGTATTAAGAGAAAGCACTAGATGGCAATTATTACGAGGAAAAGCAGTCGAGGCAAAAAggacatttaaaataatagcCAAGATTAACAAATGGAATATTCCTAATGACGCAATAGACGCTATAAAAGAAGAGgatttaagatttaaattaaatatagcaTCACAGAAAGAAAAGGAGACTGTGAGGGACATAATGAATTCAAAAGAAATAATGATTAGGCTTGCAGTTACCTCATTTTGCTTTTTTACTGCAAGTTTTGTGTATTATGGATTAGCTGTACAAGCTATATCCCTACCTGGCGACAAGTATTTAAATTTTGCTCTGACTTCGTTGACATCTTTTCCTGGAGATTTATTGGcatttttcacattttcaaaATACGGCAGAAGAATATCTTTACAAGGCGGTTTCATTTCTTGTGGCATTTTTATAACAGCACAAGCATTTGCTCCAGATT CAATTTCATGGTTAAAAGTGACGCTGTTTCTACTTGGAAAGTTGGGAACGGCGTTATGCTTCACTGGAATTTACACATATAGTTTAGAGCTGTTTCCTACAAGTGTTAGAGGCTCCCTCTTTGGTTTTTGCAACATGTTTGCAAGAATCGGTAGTATGCTGTCACCGCTCACTCCTTTACTG GCAACGCAGCTCATGGTCCTGCCATCAATACTATTTGCTTCCACAGCTTTTACGGCTGctttacttttaagttttaCTCCCGAAACAAAAACATTACCGATGTTTGATACAATTCAAGAAGTTGAGGTTTACAAATCCAAACTTGTAACAAGGTTTTAA